GAAAACTAAGATGTCGGAACTCAGGTTGTACTGTGATCTTCTTCTCCAGCAAGTAAACAAGATCAAGGAGAATGATGAGCTAGGAGACGCAGCGGAGGTAAGGTTAAGGTTTGAATGAGCCGATGAAATAAGAGAAGTTGCTGTTGGTGTGAAACTGCAGTATAGGGTAGCCCATTTGCAACTAGCAAGACATCAAATTGCTGTGTTCGCATGCTTATAATATACCAGACAGGCAGTCAAATGTTAatgtaagtaaatgttttttaaatattagttTTATAGGATAGCAGATTTTGTGAGCATACTCTTTATCAAACAACATATTTACCTGTCAGGACATTTATGGCAGTGTTAGCtaacatatgtttgtgtgttcttcTCAGACAGGCATAGACACTGGAAACATGGTGAAGTCAACATGCACCACTTTCCTGAAGACTCTAGAGGAATGCATGCAGATAGCAAATCGTACTTTTAGTTCAGATTTGGCGACTCAGAGTCCACCAGGATCTCCTCCAGTAGCAGCCATCAAACCCCAGAAGGTACATTTTTCTCACCAACCCTGACCAGTCAATGTAATAACAATCTACTATAATCAGACTTGGATTGTcctcaaaaaataaagataagTGTCTTTTTCCCCCAACAGATTAAACCTGTCAATCATTTAAATCAGAACCTTGGAGAAAAGTAGGtcacttttttctgttattgtgtatttatgttgcCTACACTGCTTTTCCATCTCTCATTCACACTCAGCAAATTGAAGCACAAATTAAATgccctttaaaatgttttctgttgacAGGATGATACTGTGATATTAATGTGTTATTAATTAGTGTTGCATTTCTGTGGCATCAGGCACAATTGCAAAGTAGATGTGCCcacaagacaaagacaaaagaattaATGTAGTGCACTCAAATTGATTCCAGATGGAGAGGTTTGGCTGAAACCTCAGGAGAAGCAATTGCACATGACAACCAGAGCCTTGACTCTGGAGCAGAGGGACCAGATGAACAAGATAGACCAGGACATCATCCTTCCCCATCAGGTAAATCAGGTGTCCCAGCCACTCGCTTTACATGCTGCAGAGTTCCCTGAGCTGAAAGCCATTACTTGATTCTGCAAAGGGAAAGACCACACAGCACAATGGGGGCCTGGTTGTTGTGTGTACATCAACTGAACTGACGTGGATAAATTATTGCCTTTTAGTgagcagacagagatggatgcCCAGTTACATTATTGCATTTTCCTTTAGCAGTAACAAAGCCTTTACACAGGGGAAGCTGCTGCCAGTGATGGAAAATAAGACCAGTCTCTTTCcaatttaatgttttgtgttgGTTCTAATACTGTaactacaaaaatatatttttttaaacacaaaaacacacagatttgaAGGAAAATTGctattgttttatgtgtgttaaTGAATGGCCCTATAGTGATTTCCTTATTTGAATATGAGTATTTCACAAAGGGCAATGCTAAATTGCAGTAGGATGTTGTCACAACAGAAACCAATCACACCATGCCACACCTGGCTGTGATGTTGGGTGTCATACCTTAGTCTTTAATTCCATAGAGGTTAGTGTAGAAATATTTATGCCTCATACAACATTTAGTGTGGAGCTGCTCTTGAAGTTTGTCAATCAATGAAGGATGTGTGTGAGGTTGTGTCATTGTACCCTGCCAGTGGGTAAAGAGAATAAGTGTATGTGATGGTTGTGCAAGTTACCCAATTGCTGCTTTCACAATGTGCTACACCCAGTCAGACTTGAGCTTCAGACTTGTTGTGATAATCTTGACTGGAACCacattctgtatgtgtgttagttGTCAAGTCTGTTGTCTGCTAACATACATTTTAcccctgtttgtttgtttgtctgctctaTGGTACAGACACTGAAGCAAGCAACGGCAACAGCTCAGTCCATGAGGAGCGAGCTGATCCGACCCTACACACTACCCAGAATTCCTCTGAGAATGAACACTACGAGCAACCAGCAGAGGGGGATGAGGAAGATGAAGCAGACGATCAAAGGGAGACGAAACAAGAGCAGAAGCACAAAGTGGACCAAAGTCAAGAAGAgcacgacaacaacaacaaggaaGTGGACACTGTCCAACCACAGCACCAACGGGAGGCCGTCGAAGACCGAGACGCGGCTCAGCATGAAGACGAGACCTCCAGAGATTCAACAGAGCCCGAAGACACAGAGCAGGTGGAAACTTTCTTCAGCACAATGAGTCACAGGTATGAAAATGCTACTCAGGAAAGCCACATCCTTTAGGACACATAAGTTCCTGTATGAAGTTACTGTTTGATCGTCTGTGAGATTTCACTATTACAGTATTAGGAGAAACCAATTTAAGCTATATGTAGTGTTTTGTCTTGGAGGCACTGCACTTTTGCTGCATCTTTTGACTAAACTGCACAGTTTTGTGGACATATATTAATTGTATAACAGTGTTGCACAGAATaaattaatgataataacagtTTTGGAAAATTTTAACTAAGTCCTTTCAAGATGTCATGATAAGTGTTTTATATTAGTGTGTTCTCTCTTGATCACATGACACAGAGAGGCCCTCATCTGATATTTGGGTttgtaaagtttttttgttaacatttcATACTGTATTTCAGACTTTATTTAACTTTCTTTTTTAAGACCTTGAAGAGTGTTACTGAACAACTGGCTGGTGTGAACCATCATTTCTGTGATATTAAGTTTTGAAATGAACAGTATTATTATAATGAAGGAAGTCATTGTCTCATTCATCCAGTATTCAACTACTAACTACAGTATATgcatttttggatttttattaATGGGACAGttttaaacattaacaaaaaaacaactctgtGAAGTTGTAGACAAGGTAGCAGAATAGTCTCAGGTATTGTCAGGCATAAGATTGCATGACACTGTGTGAATCATTTCTCTTGCTTGGTTTTGAAGTTTGtacccttttcttttttctgtttgatttgatcaaataaaaactgaaatggcATACTCACCTCTAATATATTCTCCTGTTTGAATCTGTTCTacttttttttagatttagtgATATAAGACTGGAGGACGACAATGGTATCCCTACACAAGAGTTTTTGGACTCATGCTATGCAATAGTGCCTGTATTAGGTAGGCCGGTcactttcagtctctcttcatATCAATCTGCAACGCTTCCTCTTTCTCATGAAGCCCATTTACATCTGTGGTCATTTCATCCTTTATAATCTTCATAAAcgttttctttctcttattttttctgtcatctgtGCATGCTCTGTCATTCACATTGTTATTAAATAggcagcagctgtctgtcttgAATTCATCAGCATCCTTTTCTGCCATGCCCTCATTATTTCCTTCTGCATTTGTATGTCTTTtagtagttttatttatttctctgtttaacAATCTATCGCATGTAAAGGTTTATCAATATGATTAGCTCATGCAttgttgtggctgtgtgtgtctttgtgtctacAACACACATATAAAGGTGGTCACTCACAGTcacaataacaatataaaactggaaaaatgtgTCTTTCTTTGTTGCCAAATTTGATTGGACTTGTCAGGTGACAAAAGTGATAACACACAAGACAGGGCCACCTTATCAGATTTGGCCCAATGTTTAGGAGGAGAGGTTAGAGTAGGATTGTTGGTCGTAAAAAATCACATGAGAGatttacaaataaacttgaaCAAGTTTTTAACGCACATTCTGGCTAAGGTAATATTAGTCTCTGTTTCATATTAACCAAGATCTGCACAGGTCCTGAATATACAGTAAGTGAGGTCACATTTAAGTGTACTGTCTTTAAAAACATCGTGAATCTCTGTTAACGACCGACTAACCTGACATGGCCTTTTAACCCGTTTAGCCTGCTCACCTCCAGCTGTGCACCAAAGTTTACAACATCGATGACATCTCTCCTAACAAATCTTGACCCAGATCCAAGTACCAGTGATATCTGTGTTTGATATCCTGCACTTAACCATATGTAGGATGAGCTTTTAAATGGGTGCAAGGTAAAACAGATTTATGAAACCTTTTATCTCAGATTTGCTGAGGATTTTAGGTCCTCTCGTGTCAGAGTCATCGTGATGCCTCAAAATCTGCTGTGAGACAGACAATCCTCTCCTTAACTCATTACATAGGACTTCCTCTTTCATCATTAAtaaacaacctgaaaacatcacACCCTTATTCAAAATAGGACACAAAGTTGAGAATCTGCACtttagaaacaacaaaaaatgatcaTAGATTCTCTCTTCTCAGACAAACTGGGGTCCACAGTCTTTGCACCAGTTAAAATGGATTTTGTTGGAAATATCAAGGTAAGTGTGCATGGTTTTGATAAGTAATGCACTGATTAACAAAATGAATAACTATGAAGTCATTCTGTAAAAGCTGCTCTAAATATTGCGTGGAATGTTTTGTGACAAACTGCATCAGTCGGTGTAAATTATTTATAATGAACCATACAACAGGGAGACATTTGTTTTGTACAATACTTTATGGCCCCTTCTGGATTCCTTGAAATCAGACTCATTGCTTATTAATCCTATTACTCTTGCTTCGTCGACATGCATGACATAAATAACATCTTGTAATGTCTCTTAAATGTGTAGTTCAGTTTTTTCATTAGTTGTTCAGGATCAGAATGAGAATGATGGCAGAGTTGAATCAAGCTCTCTTTCAGATTTGTGTCACCCTGTCTCGCAAACTGTAGAAAATTCACCAGAAGCTGATGTCAGACCCTGACAGCTTCCCCACGCTGCAGTCCATCGTGCTGCACGAAGTCCATACAGATGTTGCCCAGGTGCGCAACTCAGCCACCGAAGCTCTGCTGTGGCTCAGACGGGGCCTGAAGTTCCTCAAAGAGTTTCTGTCAGAGGTCAACGCAGGAGAACAAGACATCCAGGGAGCGTTAAGTGAGCCAAGTCGGAATGTACACAAATGCATGGAAGTCTAGTTCATGTTCACTGTCAGGTTTTCTCATTATCTCGCTCTTCTCTGACCCAGATAACGCCTATGGAAAGACCCTTCGACAGTACCATGGATGGGTCGTGCGAGGGGTATTtgctgtgggttttttttcacttaCACCACTTATTTCTCAcatttctctcttatttttcatttttcatctcctctgttaTTTGTCTGAGTGCTCCGAGTGTAACAATACcatcaattttttaaaatgttttttccctccagttaGCCCTGAGAGCCGCCCCATCTTATCAAAGTTTCACCGCTGCCTTAGTGTCAAGAGAGGGCGATGAGGTGAAGAGCGGCTTCACCAGCGGCATGCACAGAGACCTGGGCATGTACCTGCCTGCCATGGAAAAACAGCTGGCCATCCTGGATTCCCTATATGAAGAGTACAACCTGGAGTCTGATGAGGTGGTGTGAAACTTGTAACAAAAAGGATGATTAGAattcaaagaaaagcagaacCTGACCGCAGGGGCATAGTAGTGTCTTAACTGCTGAAGGAAGGTGCCAGATGCAGAGTGCATCTTGTGTACAAAGTAATGTGAGCATGTCCCCTGTCAGTGTGAAGTGTTTCCAGTGGTTCTTAAACTCCACAACAGTAGAGGGTCTAGGTTTGAAGAGGGTATTAATGTCTGTAGGAGCCCACAAGGGTGAGCATTAACAATTAAGGCATTATGGCGTGACAAAATGTAGATTCCAGGTCTTGTTCAAAAGACCATTGACAATGTAGGGGTATGAAGCCCTGTTATGCAGACTCCAACAATAATTATCCATGGTGACATTTGTTTCTGGTGcacattttgtgtgttgtggctTTTTATGTACTGTACGTGTTTTAAGGTACATAACCACGAGGTATTCAACTCTACTTCCCTGAGAGATCATTCGTGAATGCAAAGAAGTTTCTAATCAAGGTTATCCCCTTTCCTTGGGGTCATGATACttgcaacaaacacaaagcactATCATATGTCATATCGTTACAACGCCCAAAATACGCCTTAAGTATGTGATGGAATAACATACTAGGCTAACTTTTAGTGTATTAGGTGAACATTTATCTTGCACTGACTGTCGACATTTAGTGGTATGATAAATATTgatttagtttcttttcctgATATTTTAGTCTAAATCCTGCAGTTTGACAATGTATTACTTAGTTTTGACATCACTGACATGTTATGAGCTTATTGCTCTAGAGACTTTCCATGGGACCAAAAAGGAACTGTCACGTGAATGGCTTTAGCCTCCGCTGCCTACAATACCGCAACACACAAGGATGAaataatacagtatatctgttGACGTACTGATAACTGCTGAATATTTACGTGGACATCCTCTGCACAAACTTATGCATTTTTCACAGTGTCTATTTATTATGTCTTAAGTTATAAACTTCTCATTAATGTCATGGGGatcatttcagtctgtcttttgtgtatatgtatggACATTCGTATTCATAGGGCATGTTTATTGATTGCATGGATTTATGTATTAAGTAACATAGGTGCCAATGGAAACTAAATACAGGCCAAGGCCTTGAATTAACCAAGTAAATTAATGATCATCAAGGGGATAGACTGTGAGAGTTAACATCCATTGCTTCTCCTTAATGTCTATAGTGATAATGAACAATAACCTTTAGCAgatttcagctttgttttccACCATCCCATCCATGCACTGTTCCACATGTACTTGAGTGTTGTTGCCAGCTGTACTTAACACTTTATGATGTCAGttcaacaatttaaaaaaaagagcaggaaGACGCCTCCTGGCCAGGTTTGAAAGCGTGAGCGTAGATTCACTGAGCCATTCCAGCAAAGCAGGAACATCCTCATAGGGCTTTTTTACAGAGACATACCACATAgtatttttaacttttcttttgaGTTTTTAGGAAGGCAtccagtggggaaaaaaaacctcttttACAACAAATAACAAGTCATCTGCAGCAGGTTTACATCACAGATGTGCAATAGGCCAATTTCCTGTTGCAGATCCAATGTTAATTCTGAAAATATGCTATTGTAATATTCTAAACATTTGATTTGGTTTTTTTCTATGAATGTACATAAGATgctatttgatttttttcttaataaataattaagttGTCTTAGTGTGTGTCCTGTTGCAGTCAAATATGATGTCTCATATTCTGTTTCGGACATGGGCCTAGAGGtagaataaaataatgttttgtcacTCACTGCTCCACATCTTGTTAAGTGGATAAATCAGTGAGTAAACAACAGGTCGTAAATCTGCATACTTTGCCGTGTGTAGAATTAGTGTTTTGCATGTGCAGCAGTAGTGTGTCCTCTGCCAGGACCATAGCACCCTGCATGCCGGTAATTCCTGCCTATAGGTCAGGGATTTTCACTTGGCTCGGGCCAACAGCTGGGTCCCTGTCTGCTTCCTGTCCCTGTGGCCTCCTTTGCATTAGCCCCTTGTGCCACAGCTGTAACACTACACCAGCACAACCTGCACTAAAATAACCCCTTTGTTGGAAAAAGTGTTTGATTTCACTTCATCAACTTAATGCCTGCGAGAGCTCAAAATAGAGCCTGCTTCCTGCAACTTTATCTTTTGCGAACAGTGTCTTTGAGAGTGGgaaaatcaataatgaaatgatGAGGATATAGCTTATTAGTTCATTAATGAATTTGTCCTAAGAGAAACTTTGAGGTTTTGAACTCCACAGAGAGCAAACTtcatttgggggggggggggggggggatcctTCTGTACACAGCAGATCTTTTTATTACAAGTCAGGTTTGTCCACTGCATCTTCACTGACATTTTAGTGCTGTAGTGAGACATCTGTGGTACAAATCTGATTGGCCTGGTCAGGGGAATGCATGCAATGGGATAAATACACCAAGCTAAGCTTTTACTCAGACATCTCAGCAGACAAATTGTCCTGATGCAATTTAGAAAAGAAATACTGCGCGCTAATAGAGTTACACGATTGCATCAAGCCTCAAACATCTTCTGGCACTGGCTGGCTGCCCGTCCCCCTATATCACCTGTATCACTGTGTCTCATCTCCAGGCACAGACTCAGCTCTGAGGGGCTTCATGGAGACAATGAAAAGCTGAAAAGCCATTGCCATGTCTGAGAAAACAGCAAGAGTTGACTGTGGTCTGTTTACAATTTATTTCTAACACAGCACTTTGCAAAGAGCTGCTGACAGTGTCTTTTTTCCACTTGATAGATAtcagcttttttcccccccagtGAGAGCACTGCTCTGAGAGAACATCAATAgcatctctgtcactgtctgttgGCTTTTTGCACAGCTCCCAATCACTGTCACCGCTTGttcacagcagacaggaaacaaagctGCTGACAAACCCTTGACCAAAGTTTAGAGATGCATGTCTTAGACAGAGTGAgtgatttaatttttattttcagttctttcGAAAACTGTCCACAACTACTGTATAAATCATATcagaataataaacaaaaatgtactTTCACTAACCCAGCCACAGTGAATAATATATTTCATAAAGCCTTACAGTACATTACCACATGCATGTTATGTTTCAGCATTGTTGTGCATACACAGTACAGGATACAGCACAGAAGCACAGGCCACAGGCACAACATTCAACATAGTTTCCAATCAGTATTTCAGCTTTGTGCATGGCACAGTTCATCACTATCATATAAgttgtgtcacacacacacagtacttaGCTACACTCTGGCCAGAGCAAGACTGACATTTCTTAAGACACCTGCTGTGCTGATGAATGCAATGATTTACAAAACAATGTGTGACAAAGTGGAAGCGTTTCACAATCATTAGCGAGGTATTACAAAGCATGCGGACACAATATAGTAACAGTCTTTATCTTTCCATTGCTTTTACAGAAGAGATCACTTTGTAACACCTGACTACATCTAAGTATGGCTGAGAAAAGGTCTCCCTTGGCACTGCGACTCATACAGTAGCTTATGGAAAATGTCAGCTTATATCGGCAAAGTCATTTTCACCATTGGTGCCCAGCACACAGCAGACTACATCTACACTTGTTAACTTTACTGTTGAGTTTCTCTGTtgctgtatatactgtaagACAGAAAGACTGGATAAAGAGGTATTAGAGTAAATACAGTAATGACCATAGAACAGACTGGAATTGAATTTCCTCCCCCCTTTAGCAGCTACAGACTATTCCAGCCTTTCCTGTGCAGTGAGAAAATTAAGAACATAACAGTTTCAAGCcttcacatacagtaaatgtcatTTCTCATTGAAGCACAGGGAAGGAACTCGGCCTTGCACCTACGGGACTGCACGTTGTCGATCCATTAAAGCTCTTGTTTGAGTTACCTGTGTGCCTCAGCGTACAGTCATTGCCTTTTGATTTACAAAGAGAGTGGTGGAGGATGCCTGTGAAAGGTGCTGTGTGGAGCTACACTACCTGTTGGTTCCTGAGAAGTTTTTGAATATATGAAACCTTGCCCAAACTCTGCATGTCCCTGTCCAGTACAGTACCATCAAATGAATAATGTCCAGTCAGCCTCTGAAGGTTCCCAGGAGCTGGGAGTGCAACCTCCTGGTGTTAACAGTCTCACTGAAATATTACATGTGCGTAATTCATGCACTATATCCACTTGTAAATCCATCTCTAACCATATATATTGATCTTACTAAATGCCTGGCCTTACCTTTATGACTGAAAATGGTGATGTGATATTGAGAGTATACAGTACGAACCTTCTTGTGGCAATAATTAATACACTGATAGGTTACATGCTTGGATAGTGACAGCTACTGTCATGGTCTTATGACACTGTAATCCCAGCCTCATGCAAAATGCTGTGCACCGTCACTCACACTGCAGTAGAATACCTGGCGCCATGGCTCCGGATGTCCTActgcctctctttctcaacAGTAACTGGGTCAAGATTAATATGACTCAGGCCCCAGTGACTGCTCCTTCTGCAACATGTCCCACTGGCGCGTAATTAAGTCTCTGCATGGCTGTCACACAACTGTTGCATCCAGAGGCTGATTCCGGTCCAGTCATGGCGTGATGAGGAGGCCAGTCTTAAGTCCTGCTTGTTAAGACTGCAGACTGCAGTAGTCCTGTGCATTTCCTATGTGTGGGGCAAGGCTTTCGCCTCCCCTGACCGACTCTATAACTCCGGGGAGCTACTTCAGCAGCAATACAGAGGagttatatatatgtatgttttgtttttcttttatcataGAATCACTGGGTTCCTCTTCCTTCAGAGTCTCTTGCTTGGAGCATtatagttcttttttttcttttttttgcatgaaaatattCCTGTTATGTGTcaagcaaaaaacacacaggatcCCGCTGCACCATCCAGCCTCCTCCTCAAGTAAAGTACTTGCAGTTTGTGGAGTCAATAACACAGTATGGTGTGCACTTGAGGTGACCGTATGACCTGTAAGTAAGAGGGGGAGCACCTTCAGGTCAGTTTTACATGTCAACAAAACACTTGTGTCTTAATACAGCAAAGAGTTTTGTCCACAAATAGTTGTATACTATGCTTACCCTGGGAGATATGAATTACATGTCTGGTATCCAAAATCTTTTCCATCACACTCCTCGGCCCCCTCATAGCGATATCCGTCTCCACAGTAGGCGTGTTTACACTCTGTGGTAAGGGGAGACAgcaggggtggagggggtcACGTTATATGTGCACAGCAAATTACAACTAAGGAGCTATTACAGACCGCCTAACACGGATGCATGACTTACTGACACAGCCGTCAGTGACGACTCTGTTCCTGTCATCGCACTCCTCCCCATTGGTGATCTGTACTATCCCGTCACCACAGTAACCTTCGTCGTCGGGCGCATTTTCCATGGACTGGAACGGCGTCAGCTGGAATGGAAAAGTCTTTCACAGAGTTTAAAAAAGTtggaaaagaaggaagaaaaaaaaacttgactgTAAAATTACCTTGtacaaaatctaaaataaaaatctaaaatcagaTTTTGCTGCATGCAGATACCTGGATTGGCAGCCAGCCATCAATGTCTTTGAAATAGAGAGATCTCTGGTCTTTGCGGAAAGCAAGAGCGTTATCAGTGTGAAGGCGCTCCAGTTCTTCCTCATTGCTTACCACGAATATCTGAATGAAAGAGGGAAAATTTGTTTTCAATATTTAGtgtattttaaattatgttCAGTTCCCATTGGAGAGTAATTTTGAGATATTGAGCATCAAAATTTAATATCCCAGCAGGCAATGTGTGTCTCAAAGCAATATCCATGTCATCACTAAGAGTACTTTTATCTTTTAATACTTTTTATCTTTAAATCATTAATCAAAAGTTATTAAAACCCTAAAGACCCAAGGGTTTCTACAAATTTACATGTGAAAATAACATAATATCAGAAATTCTAAAATATAGAGTATATAGATTTTGATAAAAATCCTTACCATTTAATTTTCTCAGGAATCTGTCCAATGATTTTGTGCATTCCTGAACATACAGGCCCAATAACTGAACTACAAACACTACAAAGTAATGCAGATAACCTTTTATATTTGATAAGTGACTATAACAAGACTATTCATTCTCACCGCTGGTACTTTGGGATAGTTTCCTCTAgaagaaaaatcatcaaatgGAGAACTGCTGAGAGAGCTGCAGCTACACTTCCCAGGAGGCCCTGGTGGGCCACGTGCACCCTTTGTTCCAACCATGTAAAGACCTAAACAttaaacatacacagaaaagTCATTATTGTATATAAAGGCTGCAAAAAGTAACTAGAGGCTACATGATTACTACCAAATAACAGGCTTGATGAGCTAAAGGGGAGGTGCTGTTAAGACTACAGACACAGTAGCTGGTGTAAATACCATAAGTCATGAAAGTAGTGTGTGAAAGTACATGTAGTAGCTTTGATTTATCTATCAAGAGGCAAACGCAATTTAATTCATGCAGAAACCTGATCAAGATAACAAATGTCACTTTAATTATGTGGTGACATAATATTTGTAAAACTGTAAGGAGGACTGCCATCTGCGAATCCATTTCAGCCACATGATGTCACGATGAGAGCATCTTGTTTCACCTCAGGAGATTAGATTTCTCTGGTGCTAAATAAGACTACCAGTGTTATCTCTTACACTGGTCTAGAGTGTGCCTCCTTCTGCTGACTGggatgttttcttctcttctcattGGTAGCAcagcttttcacacactctcagagAACAGCGAAAGTGCAGAGCCACACACAAACCAATCCCTTCAAAAGGTAAAAGTTGTCACCTGTAGCAGGTGAACCAGGAGGACCAGGGTGACCTTGAGGACCCTGTGGGCCTACAGGTCCCATAGGACCAACACTGCCTGGGTCCCCTTTCACTCCCTGAATCAAAACAATACACAAAGTGGTCAGATTTAAAACATGCCTGTATTTCCTCGACACAGTATAAAATCTGGAATTAGAATA
The window above is part of the Lates calcarifer isolate ASB-BC8 linkage group LG15, TLL_Latcal_v3, whole genome shotgun sequence genome. Proteins encoded here:
- the plekha8 gene encoding pleckstrin homology domain-containing family A member 8; translation: MEGMLYKWTNYISGWQPRWFVLDGGTLSYYDSQEDAWKGCKGSIKISVCEIQVHSSDSTRVDLTIPGEQYFYLRAINAAERQKWLVALGTAKACLTDNRTKREKELQENTEALKTKMSELRLYCDLLLQQVNKIKENDELGDAAETGIDTGNMVKSTCTTFLKTLEECMQIANRTFSSDLATQSPPGSPPVAAIKPQKIKPVNHLNQNLGEKWRGLAETSGEAIAHDNQSLDSGAEGPDEQDRPGHHPSPSDTEASNGNSSVHEERADPTLHTTQNSSENEHYEQPAEGDEEDEADDQRETKQEQKHKVDQSQEEHDNNNKEVDTVQPQHQREAVEDRDAAQHEDETSRDSTEPEDTEQVETFFSTMSHRFSDIRLEDDNGIPTQEFLDSCYAIVPVLDKLGSTVFAPVKMDFVGNIKKIHQKLMSDPDSFPTLQSIVLHEVHTDVAQVRNSATEALLWLRRGLKFLKEFLSEVNAGEQDIQGALNNAYGKTLRQYHGWVVRGVFALALRAAPSYQSFTAALVSREGDEVKSGFTSGMHRDLGMYLPAMEKQLAILDSLYEEYNLESDEVV